Proteins from a genomic interval of Nocardioides jishulii:
- a CDS encoding urease accessory protein UreD has product MTGARVRPRSPTVAQVPVEPVSVEQVPVQRSVVGYGGPRLQPGHYEPDWVPEIIARHRGVPDTLPPGSPGKIGILELGFARRGDGTELVEHYQKSPLQIMRPLYYDPLRPDMPYTYLMSTGAGIMQGDRLRTDLTFGPGSSAHVTTSAYTKVLKMEHDYAVAQVNLDVQDEAYVEYLPDPLIAFARSRLYQRNRVTIAESATLVMGETFMAGRLGRGERHAYTALASDLEVRRPTGHMVALDRVRLVPQDGDTGGLAVMDDRDVLSMLYVLTDRMSAKELQELLHDTLAPEVGDVSFGVSALPGEAGAWVRMVADDVMSVAHATTLAWRALRLALTDVEAPLIRKC; this is encoded by the coding sequence ATGACCGGTGCACGCGTACGTCCCCGCAGCCCCACGGTCGCCCAGGTGCCGGTCGAGCCTGTGTCGGTCGAGCAGGTGCCGGTCCAGCGCAGCGTCGTGGGCTACGGCGGTCCCCGGCTCCAGCCCGGTCACTACGAACCCGACTGGGTGCCGGAGATCATCGCTCGACACCGTGGCGTGCCCGACACCCTTCCCCCGGGGAGCCCGGGCAAGATCGGCATCCTCGAGCTCGGGTTCGCCCGGCGCGGTGACGGCACGGAGCTGGTCGAGCACTACCAGAAGTCGCCCCTGCAGATCATGCGTCCGCTCTACTACGACCCGTTGCGGCCCGACATGCCCTACACCTACCTGATGTCGACCGGTGCGGGGATCATGCAGGGAGACCGGTTGCGCACCGACCTGACCTTCGGGCCGGGGTCGTCGGCCCACGTCACCACGTCGGCCTACACCAAGGTGCTCAAGATGGAGCACGACTACGCCGTGGCGCAGGTGAACCTCGACGTGCAGGACGAGGCCTACGTCGAGTATCTGCCCGACCCCCTCATCGCCTTCGCGCGGTCCCGCCTGTACCAGCGCAACCGCGTCACCATCGCCGAGTCCGCCACCCTGGTGATGGGGGAGACCTTCATGGCGGGGCGCCTGGGCAGGGGTGAGCGGCACGCGTACACGGCGCTGGCCAGCGACCTCGAGGTCCGGCGTCCCACCGGCCACATGGTCGCCCTCGACCGGGTGCGGCTCGTGCCCCAGGATGGCGACACCGGTGGCCTGGCCGTGATGGACGACCGCGACGTCCTCTCCATGCTCTACGTCCTCACCGACCGGATGAGTGCCAAGGAGCTCCAGGAGCTGTTGCACGACACCCTCGCCCCGGAGGTGGGCGACGTGTCGTTCGGCGTGAGTGCCCTGCCCGGCGAGGCAGGTGCGTGGGTGCGCATGGTCGCCGACGACGTGATGAGCGTCGCACACGCGACGACCCTGGCCTGGCGGGCGCTGCGGCTGGCGCTCACCGACGTGGAAGCACCCCTCATTCGAAAGTGCTGA
- the ureG gene encoding urease accessory protein UreG encodes MTDNVLRIGIGGPVGSGKTALTEALVPGLLAAGRQPAVITNDIYTQEDAQHVRRELAGVLDPERVVGVETGACPHTAVRDDPTMNLAAGAEMLERFPEVDTLLYESGGDNLTLTFSPILADVFVFVLDTAEGEKMPRKRGPGITDSDILVINKIDIAQYVRTDLGVMESDAHRVREGRPVVLTNSLTGQGVAELQEQILSLWAERSGALLR; translated from the coding sequence TGACCGAGGCTCTGGTGCCGGGGCTGCTGGCGGCCGGTCGCCAGCCAGCGGTGATCACCAACGACATCTACACCCAGGAGGACGCCCAGCACGTACGACGCGAGCTCGCCGGGGTCCTGGACCCGGAGCGGGTGGTGGGCGTCGAGACCGGCGCCTGCCCGCACACGGCGGTGCGTGACGACCCGACGATGAACCTCGCTGCCGGTGCCGAGATGCTCGAGCGCTTCCCCGAGGTCGACACCCTGCTCTACGAGTCCGGCGGCGACAACCTGACCCTCACCTTCTCGCCGATCCTGGCCGACGTCTTCGTCTTCGTCCTCGACACCGCCGAGGGCGAGAAGATGCCGCGCAAACGTGGTCCCGGCATCACCGACTCCGACATCCTCGTCATCAACAAGATCGACATCGCCCAGTACGTACGCACCGACCTGGGGGTCATGGAGTCGGACGCCCACCGGGTGCGGGAAGGGCGGCCGGTCGTGCTGACCAACTCCCTCACCGGCCAGGGCGTGGCCGAGCTCCAGGAACAGATCCTGTCCCTGTGGGCCGAACGCAGCGGAGCGCTGTTGAGATGA